The genomic interval tgtatttaaaacctttccaaaacattctgtgaaattccaggcctggaaaacagtttttctaatttcagaacttttccaAGAATGTCATGACCTTGGATGATGGACgctgcaaaaatcaaaaataaatacagttaaaaatgaataaatgcatttaaaaataagatctaaataaataaattaaaaaataaacaaaaaatgataattttaaaaatacatacaaatacataaaaatcgatacatttaaaagttaatttaaaaaataactaaataactaactaaataataatacattttggtacatttaaaggcattcatttatttattctttttattttgatgactTTCATCCTCCATACATGGAAACCCTGTAagactcaaaaagaaaaaagaaaaaactacacaagaaaaaatatgttcaaaagtCAAAGAGTTCCTTTATTACAAAGTCAGCATGTTGATGATGTtcaaaagaagacagaaagggCAGAAAAATAGACAGAAATACAGCAAGTCTTTCATGAGGGATTCAGGTACATGCTACATAACTGCCAgaccagaggggaaaaaaaagaaacgttaAAGCAGAGAAAAGGCTCCGAACCTTGAAATGATTTCCTTTCCTCAACATTTCTTCCTGACTTATCAACATAAACAGGAATGactcaaaaatatataaaaccaCCTCTCCGTACGAAACGAGCACACTTACAGCAGAGGAAACGCAAGCAACTGGTATTTATCAAGAGCAGTAAGTGCTGACTAAACCATTTCTGCCATTCAGGTCATTTATAATGAGCTGGTAAAAAAGGACACAGTTATTTATTCTCGGTCAGCATCCATGTAAGATATCTCGCCTGTTTCCTTCTATAAAATCTGAAATCTGGTCTCTCTTTGCTGAAACAGAAAGTGACTAGAGGAAGCTATTTAATAATTGTGAAATATGTCTAAAGCTGGGTTATCCTGAATGTCAGTCTGAGGGCGTCCTGCGGGAACAGATATTCAGTAAGAGTATCCCCCCTCTGGGATTTTTAGTAACACTGAGCCAGACCgagcagcaaacagcaggtgTCTGAGCATGAGTGGATTTTTCCCTCTGGGTTTTCATTGTCAGGAGTATTAATATCAAGTTACATGCCTCGACTTTACAGTACAAAATACTAACAAACTACCCTTTGACAGTAATGCTCACTCGGGCAGCAGAGGATATAAACTGTTATTTGTTGGTGGAAAAGAGTTTTAGAGGAAGCAGCTTTGATTCATTGATAGGCCTCCAGTAATACAAAGTAGCTCAGCGTACAGACTGAACCACACAAGAACAAGTGTACGCACATCACATGATgtcacacatccacacagaaatttaaaaagcaagagGTCCCACTTTTAGTGAGAAGCTCTGCTCATTCGGCATTACTGATGATacataagacaaaaaaacaaacctgcacATAAAAGCAAACATTCAACATTTGGGGAATATGCTTAATTCTCTTGTGGCAGAGAATGACTGGTAGCTCTCGTATTTTTGGTTAAACAGAAAAGGCACGAGCTCTTTGAAACTCAACGATTAATTCCTATAGAACAAACAAGATGTGACATTTTATGTAGTGGAAAATCGATGTGCAGGGTGCCTaatagctcacctggtagagcggacgcccccatgtacaaaggctatgtccttgctgcagcagccctttgctgtatgtcatcccctctctctccccctgtcaCACTATAGCCTCAAAAATAACCCAACAACAATTTGCAGCTTTAAGTTTCAGGACAGTTTTGGTTGTGAGATTTTTATTACTTGGATGGAAAACAGGTCCTACTTTTGGGTTGGTAAATGATAAACAGACCTGCACTTGTATGGCGcctttctagtcttctgaccacGCAAAGTGCTTTTACAGTATTAGTCATTCACACGCTGctggccgaggctactgtacatggtgccacctgctactcggTAACCATTTACGCACCAATGGAACAGCCATCTGTAGCAATtttgggttcagtatcttgcccaagggtGCTTGAACCACCAGTTTCCCAATAAATGGACGACCTCTACATCCAAAGCCAGGTTAGGTTAGATTTAGAGAAAAGGAGTGAGATTATTCAGGGTATAAGTATCAGAGTAAGCCGGTCAGAGGCAGAATAGGGCGAGTCATGCCTTCATCATCCTAGGAAATTACATTCACGCCTGGTTCATAGACGTATTGTTAGATCTTTATACAGGAGACCAAAATGGTGCCTATCCAGCCCAATGAAATCACTCGGCTGATGCATGGGCCCAAAAGGTTTCTACATTTGGGGTTTACTTCCACTGAATATGTGCAGTAGTGTGTCTAGTTTAGTCTTTTTCGGGGCTCGAAGAAATCTCCATAGATCAACAAATTAATGATAAATAGATTCATAATTGATCTTGTTTGCAGGCTGAGGTGTCCTGCCACTATTTTTTTAgtaataaacattattattttagtagtATTAATGGATTTTGTTACACATGAAAAGAAGTTGAGCTTGTCTTTTCCCCTTGTTTTCCAGTCGTATTGCTACTAACCAATTACTAACTGTGGGCAAATAAGCCAGtaagcacatttcccaaaatgttgcagtattcctttaatgtgtAGGCAGTGAAATAAGGGGTTATCTAACGACACAAGCCCAACTTTTCCCcaaatatataactataataaatgaatttcaGCAAATGTTGCTTAACCAATACACCAATTTGTGGAAAGAATTAATTTcattagctgaaaaaaaaaagcaaatcacaGCCAACAGGACAAACATCATCAGTCACTACTCACAATGATTCCACGTTTCGCCTTTAACGTGtaattcatttttactgaacGGAGCAGCAAAGGATGACCATGGCGCCCCATCGACAAGGCACATTTGAGCGTAAAACTTAGCCATGTAATCATAAGGCCTTTTCAAACACAATCTGTAGttgttaagattttaagacagaTCGTCAAAACGATCTCTCAGAATCGTGTCAGTAATGGTTGCCTTTGCTCAAGTTATAGTTTTGAAGCCAAATCTAAATAAgaaatgcagactttttttccttcatgtcaGTTAGAAATGGTGCAGCCTGCATATCGTCACTGTCCTGTGTCTCCAACATATCGATTTCTTCATGTGCTAAAAAATAAGCCCTGTTTTTAACTCTGTGACGATGCATTTTACGGATAATCCAGTGAGTTTTCAATGGTTTCCCATAAAAGGATCGTTCAGTTTATCTCAACATTGGAGATgcaactttttcactggacaacagaaatatatattgCACCCATGTTTGCGTTTAACCCAGAATAGACCCATATTTTAACTAAGGTCAAAAACACTCTGTGTAATGCTGTAATCTTGACGTGAAAATATGTTCTGTTTAACGCTAAGACATCATCAAAGGGGaatttcattcaaaacaaacagtgtgAAAGAACTTATCAGGCACTGAACACGAGGATTTGAACTCTGAGCCACCTGAACATGAATCCCCCCTTTCAACCCCTCTATGAGGAAATAATATCAGATATGACAAGAGCATGAGAGCAAAACAGTGCAGCGGAAATCTCACTCTGGCTGAACAATAACATTAATTATAACTAAAGGATGGGGATGAGCGAAGGGAGGGAGCGTTTGCTGGTATTTAGACCACTGAAATGAAGACAGTAATACTGACAGATTGATAAATCTTACTACCATGTAAATGCATGCACTATGAATACTTGATTAAATTATTACACTATTGCACGTTCAGTAGCACTGCATGTTTTATGAGACAGACCTGGTAATGGATGCTGAATCCTTTCTACTGTCATAAAGACGTCGACTGCATTGCACCAAAAAATGCccggtgtgtttgtgttactgtagGCTCAAGCAGCAAGCACTCgctttaaaatgacttaaatattaACGGACTCTGGTCTGAATTCCAGTAGATTCTTTATGCAAAAGCAGCTCAGGTTGCGTTGACTGAAGACTGAATTTAACAGTtcaacataaaagcaaaaatgcatgtttttcctcttatctgtagtgctatttatacatctagattgttttggtgctgaGTGTTAGAGATATTGGCCTTTTGTCCAATATAGCAGAACTATATGGCACTCTGCTTTTGGtgctctgacaaaaaaaaacaaaaaacatctgaaaaactcaacagcaatgtccagaaatcatggcctactcaagataatccacagaccttgttgagagcagttttatgtgggaactattttctttctaccgataCGATTGGGGGGTGTAGTTcgttagaaagaaaatagttgcaaaataaaactgctcacaacaaggtccgtggattatcttgagtaagtgATGGTTTTTGGAAAAAGACATCAATATTacgttttgggttttttttgctttgagcaccacaagccgagtacCATCTAggtccattatactggagaggaGGCAGACGTCTCTTCGGCTGATATTTCCAACACAATCTATGCTGATAAACGGCACTACAGGGAAGAggaaaaatccatttttttgatTTCGCGGagaagtgtccctttaagaccTAACAGAATCACATCAGAAATAAGACCATAAAAAAGCCTTTAGGAAAAATAATTCACTTCATTTTACTTGCCAGACACAAACTGCAGGAGCTGACGAGCAGTATCATCACTTCATGTGTATGAGCTGAACTCAAAAGTTTGTGAAACCTACATATATTAAGTTGAGCCTGAAACTTTGCTCTTGACGTTggaaacagtttgacatttaagTCTTAACTGGAGCTTTAATCCATTTGTGGGAGAAAAACTCCAGAAGGCCGTGAGACAGTtaaaagctcagaaaaaaaggcttttaagtGGACCGTAGGTTAAGAATTTTCTATCAAAATGTCTAAATGAGCCACACTGTTCATGCCTATTCAGTCTGCTTCTGTGTATTTAGTGTTATCTCTTACCAGCTTAAAAAAGGAGTtgtgacacaaaataatttggGCTGCATTCATTGATATTATGACACTTTCTTTTACCTCAATCTCCACACAACACAAAAGGTCAAGggaaagttaaacaaaacaaagattcatatattttatacttgGTCTGAGAATCGGGGtgtgtgtggaaaaacaaaatcacatcgTAGACAGTTTCTCTCGACTTTAGAGCCCACTGCCAGGCTACAAGTAAggtataaaataattttgtttaaataaataaacttctTAGGatggtttaaaagaaaataaaacagaataaaatgaaataactggGATAAAACACCCGACGCCTTGGACAAGCAGCTAATAAAAATTCCCTCCAGGAAAATAATTTCTTCAActgatttttctcttcttttcacttttttctttttttttttgcaaaaatgaaaatatagttttttccatGTTCTTTGCAAgtgtccatttaaaaaaaattatcgtACCAATGAGTCCTCTTTGAAATATATCTACAGCTGTACAATAGGTCTTGCAAGTggattcatgaaaaaaaaaattgcgcatcattttacataaaaaagccTCTTTACAGATATGGGTTAAAAAGGGTcataataaacaatataaaaagaaGATAGAAAGACAGCGCTTGCTAATGAGATTCTTGGAGATTCGTCTTCTCTTCGATGGCCTGTTTCACTATTTCAGCCAACTTCAAGCGGTCGACTTTATCGGAGAAGGATCGTCCTGCaatgaaaaagcttttttttaaacataaaaaaacaaagaaaacctaCCTACCATAAATGAGTAAATGATTCATGCTTTTAACCAGAAAGCCTTCTTTTAATCTGTTATCTGTTAGTCTTTAAACACGGTGACTATTGGCAAACAGAATATATTCATTCTGTTGATGTTTGGTGGACAATTATAtctgttttggttttcatttatttaatgcaGAAGAGGAATAAAGAAGACATTTGCCAGATATGGACAAATATGAAATGTTACTGACCGTCCCAGCTGAGCCCCTGCAGGCCGTCTCTCAGCAGTTTACAGTCTCTGTTGAACCTCCAGGCTTCGTACATCACTTCATTCAGCTTCTCATCCTCGTTCTCTCCTGAACAAACCAAAATATTCATGTCAAAAGCCACTCTCTTCACAGTCATGCCTCATTAGTATACAGCTAAATTAAGAGTCCATTAATGTTTACTCATTATACCTGTTAAAAACGGTTAACTGACTGAGTatttgggtttgttttgctCACAGCAAAGTTAAGTTACAGCcagtctctgttttgttttaatcttcaGTCGGCAAAATGCTTCTTAGTTGAATAGAAGTGAAGTAATGTAGATATGTCGTCCGTGGCGTACTGTATCGCAGCAGGTTTTACCAGTCCTTATATGCAATATATACTATTATGTATTCAGTCAAATGCGGATTGCATGTCTGTTTTAAGTCAGAGTTATTGAAATTTCAGGATCTGTGTAGGTGTACTAACCAGCTTGTGGTAGTATACACTGTGCGATGACGTCTCGTAATTTTTCCAGCGCTACGTTGGAGTCTTCCCCTCCGTTCTCTGGGTCATGAATGAAGAAACCGTCACTGGGCTTGGGGCTGCAAACatgtacataaaaacacatttaagaccAACCTTTAATATCTCATCAAACACGAGGGCCCTTAAATATAAAAGTCGACAGATAATCAGCCTGCccaattattggggccgatatttggcactTTGCCGATTAtctatctgtgttttattataattattgtcgCAAAAATTAATtcttaaaaagtgcaaagaaagtgttggCATGGTACTTTcactttactttgtaaaacctcacaGAGctatttttcattgattttttaaatttaaattttcacttgactttattaaaaaaagttgcgGGGAACTTAGTGTGTATCATGTTGAAAGTCTCTGTTTTGATTATACACGTGCCAAAGGCATTAAACAAAGTTGTGCGTTGGAAtctgttatattccaaattctaaatattgacaaagattttcatttttattgtaaatgcatatcggttccaaaaatcatttatcggtctcattaactactaataatctgtattgaccctgaaaaaccaatatctgtGGACCCCtacttaaaatgcaaaacaacaaaaacacaaaatgaagaaaGTTAATACAAAGACCTGAATAAAAGCTGTCATACCCTAGTAGTTTCCGCTTCCTGAGGATTGGGTTGTTGACAGAGTTTAAGGGCTTCAGGCTGACGTTCAGATCTTGAATTCTCATGTTGGCCAGCTGCTCTGCGTGAGCCTGCTGAATACCTGCGACTACCGCCTGGAAGACGAGAGGACAGACagtgagaaaaggaaaaagaggacACAAACATGctgtatattttaatacaatAAGTAAGCTTTAACTCTTTAAGACCTGGATCTACATcggttttcttatgctgcatttagacgagcaagcatttaaacctctgagacCTGAGAAAATCGGTTACTTCTCCTCTGAAATCACCGGAAAAAGGAATGTCTCAAAGAAATGTctcaaatacttaaaaaaaacagtatatggtgacaagaaaatgacctgaaaattatttggGTGCGATTATTAGataatatgaacaaaaaaaaaaccccagaattattaacagttatttttaacacacttgttttttcttttctttcccacTCACCTTATCCATCATCATCTGGGCGGAGGGCAAGACGTTGTCGAGGGCCTCGGTGCAGTTTAGCCAAGGGTGAGCCAAGACTCCTTCGATAGTCAGCCTCTCCTCTGGCTTCACCTTCAGCAGCCTGCAGGGGGCagatgaggagggagggagtgcaAATTATTAACCAGAAGGATGCATGAAGAAATGTGCAGATGGATGGTATGAATGAAAGCGTGAGAAAGAAGTTAGAAGAAATCTGCAGTCAGAATTGTGTCTGAGACGAGAGAAggggaataaaaaaagactcaCTTCCGTACGATATCCTTGGCCATCTCAGAGATCTGGCTCCACTCATCTTCAGGGAATTCGAAGCTGCCCGTCATAATCTTCTTTCTCATGTCCTTCGGGATGGTGCGACTGTGGTGCTTTGAGTAGAACGGAGGATAGCCACACAGCATCACGTAGATAATCACACCGAGAGACCACAAGTCACAGCTCTGAGGAAcgatggaaaaaaaggaaaagaaagatttaaaaaacatgttcttgTTACGTAAAGCAGATATTCGCCGTGATATTTGGGGGAAAATACTTGCCACGGGGAGTCAAAGCAATGGTAATTTTAGAAGCTATTTCTCATTTAGTCTTTAGATGAAAATGCTTATTAGTTTAagatattattcatttttatcctTCATAGTTATTGTGGATGACATAACAAATATATGCAGTTAAGTAAACTTAAGTCATTACATTTTAGTCAACTTTTAGCCAttactttttgtcaaaatgttgtttttgtctttaaatgaaTTAGATAAAACTAAAATAGGCATTCTTCAATTCAGTGAAGAATGAAGATGTCGAACTCTGTccaaatgaaagaataaattatCTAAAATCCCGACTTTGTATAAAAAGTGAGCAAAAAAATGGTTGATATTGTACTTTGACCAATTATACATAAACATTTAATCAGAATGGCTATAATTTAATGGTTTGATTCTGCAAATTTTCTTGCAGAATTAGACAATTTTTATGCAACTACAAATAATGACTATACATTTACAAACCTGCATTTATCCAGCAGGGTTTTTGACAAGTTTAAAGGATGATTTGCGAGTACACACTGATCATTTGAAAAACTCCAAATTTGAGACCATAAATAACTAATTTGAAACAGTATTTGTACTCATTTTTATCTCACTGttaagaagcagaaaaaaagtctatctcagccttatttttttctaaatctgcagaATTTTAGTCAGGACGTTTAAACTCATGTCCAACAGGTTTGAGTCTCACCTTGTTATAGGTATAAGGAGTGGGTGAGGTAGGTATAATTCCAGACTTTTCCTTCTGGTGTCTTCTTTGAGCCTCAAGTACCTGAACAGAAAGAACGGCAGAAGGAATAAATCGTGGAAATAAGCTTTCAATATTGCTACATTTAAGACAAATGTGTGTTCATTTAACAGGTACTTTTGGGGTGATCTctgtgtttgcttgttgttACCTGAGGTGCTACGTAGTAGGGAGTGAACTGAGGGGTCATCAAGTCTCCTTGATCAATTTTAGCAAATCCAAAGTCACACAACTTCACAGGTGCATCCTGTGGAGAAACATGAACGTGGAGCAAGCACAGAAACATTTCTGGCTTGAGTttaacttgacattttttttatacaggaCTACATTCAGGTTCCAGAGAAGATCACTGAAGGTGCTGCCAGAGTATTTGTGGATTTTGAAGTCTTGGACTGAAAATACCAGTTGGATATTTCAAATCCTCCACATTTTCTGGGCCATTTTCTACCAAATACAGCCAATACATTTTTCTTGCTACAGTCTCAAAAAGTAAAGCTGCAGCCTTAAAGTCcagcaaagtttattttttctttgtagcCAAAGCATTAGTAGTGGTACACTTTgaaaactgcagtatttttgtGTGCAGCTTCAGCTACTTACCAGAGAGTTATCCTT from Plectropomus leopardus isolate mb chromosome 6, YSFRI_Pleo_2.0, whole genome shotgun sequence carries:
- the mapkapk5 gene encoding MAP kinase-activated protein kinase 5, with the protein product MSEDNNADKFIKETSILDEYNINWTQKLGAGISGPVRVCVKKSSQERLALKILIDRPKARNEVRLHMMCANHPNIVQILEVYANSVQFPHESSPRARLLIVMEMMEGGELFHRISQHRHFTEKMASQVTKQISQALEHCHSLNIAHRDLKPENLLFKDNSLDAPVKLCDFGFAKIDQGDLMTPQFTPYYVAPQVLEAQRRHQKEKSGIIPTSPTPYTYNKSCDLWSLGVIIYVMLCGYPPFYSKHHSRTIPKDMRKKIMTGSFEFPEDEWSQISEMAKDIVRKLLKVKPEERLTIEGVLAHPWLNCTEALDNVLPSAQMMMDKAVVAGIQQAHAEQLANMRIQDLNVSLKPLNSVNNPILRKRKLLGPKPSDGFFIHDPENGGEDSNVALEKLRDVIAQCILPQAGENEDEKLNEVMYEAWRFNRDCKLLRDGLQGLSWDGRSFSDKVDRLKLAEIVKQAIEEKTNLQESH